One Mercenaria mercenaria strain notata chromosome 12, MADL_Memer_1, whole genome shotgun sequence DNA segment encodes these proteins:
- the LOC123534504 gene encoding uncharacterized protein LOC123534504, producing the protein MGGRLQAKRCMHHWTTRMLCVVLLILQAVSMNWYLMSNLSYTWAAIYGADAVVVALFVIAFIMASRNINVEKHNQELTFYDVQHLPLTYISWFVYTVVMDIKIAVIFSTFSTDLDEAFFFGPNTLKTTIALTGIVFLSYLPTLNDVQHGHRKDIIITLTSTVVFDILDGVDNLENLFEKDVRDTYPPGLDDAIIAVCCINFLLPTVPLFTLAKTKFGIKKLPFKLEMLHKFAIAYLVNLPLFVTRMITWHGMSQGISIFLLKNIMAMGVVTFEVCEKLLFKKKDKEEKEVNDSHDGAGTRYLHSTSSL; encoded by the coding sequence ATGGGCGGGCGGCTCCAAGCGAAACGATGTATGCACCACTGGACTACAAGGATGCTATGTGTAGTGCTTTTAATTCTACAAGCAGTTTCTATGAACTGGTATCTAATGAGTAATCTCTCATATACATGGGCAGCAATTTACGGCGCCGACGCCGTCGTCGTAGCTCTCTTTGTCATAGCATTTATTATGGCTTCTAGAAACATTAATGTAGAGAAACACAATCAAGAACTGACATTTTATGATGTACAACATTTACCTCTGACATATATATCTTGGTTTGTGTATACTGTCGTAATGGATATAAAAATTGCCGTCATATTTAGCACCTTTTCTACTGATCTAGACGAGGCGTTTTTCTTTGGACCAAACACTTTGAAAACCACGATTGCTCTGACGGGGATAGTGTTCCTGTCATATTTACCTACATTAAATGATGTTCAGCACGGACATAGAAAAGATATCATCATTACGCTCACCTCAACAGTCGTTTTTGATATTCTTGACGGAGTCGACAATTTAGAAAATCTTTTTGAGAAAGATGTACGCGACACTTACCCACCAGGTCTTGACGACGCCATTATTGCAGTTTGTTGTATTAATTTCCTGTTACCCACAGTTCCATTGTTCACGCTCGCTAAAACGAAATTTGGAATAAAGAAACTGCCGTTTAAATTAGAAATGTTACATAAATTTGCCATTGCGTACCTAGTGAATCTGCCTTTGTTTGTGACACGTATGATCACATGGCATGGCATGTCGCAAGGTATTTCAATTTTTCTCCTCAAAAACATAATGGCGATGGGTGTTGTTACATTTGAAGTGTGTGAAAAATTGTTATTCAAAAAGAAAGACAAGGAAGAAAAAGAAGTGAACGATTCTCATGATGGCGCTGGTACCAGATACCTTCATAGCACGTCTTCATTGTAA